The genomic DNA TTCACGGATGAGCTCCTCTTGCCTTTTCAATGCAACAGCCTCCTGGTATGCAACTTCAATTTTACTGCAAAAACAGAGAAAATAGTAATAggcataaaataaatttgaaataataggTATGATCAATCTGGTAAATCAAacattgataaaaaataaaaaaataaaaaatcaaggcATTGCAAAAAGCGGATAATGTTCAAAGAAACATATTTCATATCtggaatttgcaaaaatagCAACACTACAGTGCCTCTATTTTGCTTCTATTGTCCTCATTGTTTTCCTGTAAGTGCCTCTTTGTGTGCCTCTTTTGATTTTTAAGgtcaattattattttccttctttttttgcCTAGGTGAGCACCTTCAATGCCTGCCGCCTCATTTGAGGCGCTTGCTTAGGTGTTGCCTGATTGAAATTGCCTTGCCTACAGGTAGACAAGCCACTTCCATGGAGCCTAGAGGAGCCCAAGCACCTAGGCGAGTGAGACACAAGTGCCTTTGAATACACTAGGCTTGGGATTGTTGTTATTGTAATTGTCTTCAAGCTAATTCAACTTGAGAAGCACAATAGAGTAATTGACTGATGTAGATCTCCATAGTCCTTGGATGGTATTTACATGTAGAAAAAACCAGAATtcatgagaaagaaagaaattaagagcctgttctcttcgtgtttcatttttcagtttttaattttgaatttatatcagttttaaattttgtgttttgagtgtctgttttgaaattgttgaaaatgtgttctttttgtcTATATCGTTTTCcgcattttgaaaattttgagcatgTTTGAGATGAAAACAgccaaaacaactttttgttgttttgaattttctttacaattttttcttgttttcaaaaatgcatttttaaaaatataaaagtgaaCACGTTTTTACTGTTTTGGAAAACTGAAAACAagctgaaaacaacaaagagaacagtgcctaatatttttaaactgaaGCAGGGAAGCATAAGAAACagtacaattttcaaaaatctcataACAACAAGGCTTTATATGTTGTTGTAATTTTCATGCTCATAATTAGATAAATCACTAGGAATTCTAAGAGcggagaaaataatttttcagcaggaaacataacaaataaatgaattacCTGAATATATGGGCCAGAACAAATATTTCTATAGTCCTACGACCCAGTTCAGTTAGACGAATCTCATCTCGCTCAATGGTATCCTTGTTGAAATCCTCTCCAGAATTCCCATCCTGGAAAATAAGAGTTAGCATCAGTTGATGAAACATATCCAGTATCAATGGCTCATAAATTTAATCACTATAGGGCTGGCAAGCATATCATATGTGCACTAAGCAAAACTTTATGGATCAAATGCACATGAAAAAGCAAGAGAATAATTTGTTAGCTGACAAGAGTTCCAACCCAAATAACAGGTGCATTACTTTGAGATCAAACTGACTtcaattaaatgaataaatcaCCTAGCGGGTTGTGGATCATTGATtgtttttaaactattattggGGGTGGAGATAGTGAGAAGACTTCAATTATAGGAGAAGACCAAACTGGCTTCCATCAAATTTTAACATGTTGAAGAAGCTTACCTTTGTACGGTTCTGAGGACCCTTGTCATCCTTTGGAGGCAGGGGTTCAATCGCAGCCCTCTCCAATAGCAGTAGTACATCGTCCACCAAAACAAACATGTCCTTGTCTATGCAAACAATAGGAACCGGCAGTTCTTCTACATCTAGTAGTTGTCCCCTACCCATCTTGTTCTTGGTCTGGCCCTCAAGAGCCTTTAGTCCACTGTACAAGGAGTCCATTACTAAGGTAGATGTGACTTCCTTCTCTATAAAGAAGTGCTTCACCACAACTCTCAAAATTGCTTCGGTTTTCTCCCTGGACATACGGCCCCTAGAATTTTGGTCAATCCCCAGCCAGAAAGTACAAAAGCTGCAGTCATCACAATCAAACTGTTAATATAGAACAAATAATATACAGCCTGAAAATTGTATGGAACcatatcataaaattaaaacaacaacaatcagaAAGCATTTATCCAGGAGCAGGGGTCAGCTGCATGAATTTTAGCTCTACACCCTTGTCTAGAACAAAATGGAAATTCTAGGTTAGCAGCCAACATTATCCTCAAATTTTTTAAGCTTCATGACAGCCATAAAGGTTGGAAGATAGAAAATTAACATTTATGTTAATAACCCaaacaagaaaatgaagggaACATCATGATAGTTACTAAATGCTATtaggaattaaaatatttcctgCAACTGACAACCACAAAAACAGACAATCTTTACCTCGACCATCTAGCTTTATCTTCTATGAATTTCCCGAGCTTGGTTCTTCTCTCTTCCACAAAACGGCGACAAATTTGTTCCACATTCGTCAAATATACCCGGACAAGTTCTCTCCTGTACTGACAATCCAAACAACGAAATGGACGATCTGCTCTCTCTCTACAAACCAAAAGCATAGCTAGGAATTACTTATCACAAGTTCAGCCCTTGATAGAACTACTAGTAAAAGAAATAAGTTCACTGAAAAGTGCTTACAAAAGAGGGGAAAATTTGAGATCATAATTATGAAAGCTAAAGCATTTGCAGAAATGCAGCAGTCGTGATTCTCTGTTCCTTACCAATAAATATAAGACAGTggttcaagaaaagaaaagacaacagcagaaaagtataaaaaattaatactcacACATAGGTAACTAGGGTTCCTTTCATCATAATTAAACTACAAGAAACTAATACTTACAGTAATGGTAAAAGGTATTAAGAAGCTTGGCAAGAAAAAATAAGGGAGGTTGGATTATAATACTAATATTACACAACCAGAAACATAACCAAAAGAAGCATATTTACCAAATCTATATGCATAATTCAACCAACTGAATAAAGCAGGAGTCAGTTTTATAATCCAGTCTTAATAATCAACTAATCAAGCACCGAATTGATCACATTGAGGTTGAAAATTGACGCCAGAAGCTAATCGTTCTCATGCCAACCTAATATTACCATCAGATGAAGAATAGCATCCTAAATAATATTTCACACTCTCAAAACTTAGCAATCCATTGAAAACAGTCCCTGACATACCTGATAACTTGGACTTGAGCTTTAATAATGAGAGTATCAGCATCAATAAACCCATCTAACACTTTAGATAGCTCCATAAATTTTTTCCATCCCCAATCATGCTCTTTCTTCCAGAATCGGTGTAATGTATCTGCAAATTTCAGTTACAAGGCATTAATGTTAACCATTTAGAGTCAGAAACTAATTTAAACTTTGCCAATATGTATCCAACCAACCAGAGTACTTGGATTTCTTAGGATCTTTATTCACCACAGCTATAGTAAACTGTGCAAAATGACTCCATCCTGGGTTAacaaaaagaaggaaacaaataaagaaagaacacaaaagaacaaagaagaaaagaaagataaggTAGAAGGCAAGAAACACAGTAATCAAGGCAAACCACAAatcgttttttttttagcatacCAGGTAGAAGTTTGTCATGATTAGCAACACAAAGAAACAAGGATAGATGATTGCAGACATCACAGCCTTGAGGGTAAATCAGTATGTACCTGACACAATCCGacaaaaaattagaacaaaaaaTTTCAGCAGTTTTTGGCACACACTTCCAGCATTCACAACTAAAACAAGAACACAGGTATAACATGGCACCATAATGAGTAAAATGTCTTAACCACTCTATTCACCCCTGCTGGTATGATTTTTCCTTTGCCATAAGTAAACTAAAGTCAAAACAAGAACCTTATATTGGCATTGGCTTAAGATGCTCCACATTACAAAATTCCAATCCATTATCAAACTACTTCTCTGCCCATGGCAAACTAGTAGAAATTGACAAGCAAATCAAGCAAACAGTAATTCTTTTCAATCACGAAACAGTTCTTTAGATAAATTCACTGTCATATAAACATCAGCTGAGTATAGTGGCTTCATAATAATCAAGATGAACATGGAAGCTCAAACAAGTATCAATCTGTGTATGCACAATCAACcaagaacaaaataaaatatgtgtTCTACAAACCATTTGTAGCCGCCGACCTCAAACGCATTACTACGAAGTTCTCTCTTGTTTATCTGTGAAAATTTATCTATCTTCCATGTATACTTTCCATATAACTCTGAAGGTTTTGGCCCTGCAAAGTTACAACATCAACATATCAAATTTGAATCTTAACATCAACATATGCATAATTTGACAAAGCATAAGACAACacataataatttgaaaaagcAGGCATAACATATCAAAAAATGCATAGATGACGGAACACTGAAGTGGTTACAGTATTGAAGACATGAAGCCTAACAGCCTATCTCCCTAAAAGTAGCCATCCCAAAACTTGTTCCAGATAGTGGGTCATTCTATCTTTCATATTCTACTTTGACAATCAATATAAACTATCTCCCCTCTTAGTTGAAAAGTAGTGCATCTAGCATTTTATGCAATTGAAAAATTCCTTTAAGGCAATAACAAAAGTTCAATCGGACAGCTATAAGATCATCTTTGTTATTAGAGTGTTGTCTCGAGTAATCCGGCATATTGGCAGTGAGAATGCATCAAAATTTAGAGGGTATAGATAGGCGGTTTCCAACTTGTAAATAGAATTATGTTGGAGGGTCAAAACAGGTAATGTGTGTGCCGGTTATAAGTTTCCTAGAAGTTACTgccctattttctataaataggacagAGGTCTAGGCATAGGtaattcttcttcattctcaCCAGAAAGTGAAAGAGAAAAGGCTGTGAGTTAGAATAGTCCTTTGTAATCTTGAAGGCTTGTAATCATGAGGGATTGTATTGTCTGCATACTGATATATTAAAGAAAGGCTGCTCTCGGGAGGCTttaaaggctggatgtagggttgtcctaaggggcaatctgaaccaggataaaggctttgtgttcttctatggtttggtttaatttctgtcaatttacattctgttttaaatcattttgatttgatctctGTTGTCGTTCAAAATTGAGAGTGTGTGCACGTGCGAGGCAGTAATTTAGGTCTAAATAATCTAATTCTAAGTGCTCCTAAGATAACATTTGTTTTATGGATCAGAATGTTGGCCAGTTAAGTGCAAACACGCATGAAATATTAGTAAAACTAAGATGAGAATATTACGATGAATGTATGGAAATATaagaatatgaagaaaaaaaacaaattaagaaatGAGATCGTATATAGTAAGGTTGGAGTGGcgcctattgaagataaaatatgGGAGATTAAATGGTTTGAACATGAAGGCCAATAAAAGCTCATGTGTAAgcaagtggatggaatggataAGCTTTATAACAActagcaaaagagggagaggaagaccaaagaaaactcaaTGGGAAAATCTTAGAAATGACATCAAAGATAATGGCCTCATAAAGTATATGGTCATGGATAGACACGCACAGAGATCTGGAATTTATGTAGCTAACTCTTGACACCCCCTAAGGCTTGGTATTGTTGGTGGTGTTATATCCTTATATGCCCCCAATCTATGATCTACGTAATCACAATCACAACTTTCCTATTGATGCCATATCCTGTATACTGAAAAAACAAACCCAGCTGTCTTAACCTTCCCTTTCCTTCAATTcctcaaaaaaaattatgacgaAGACATTGCTACCTTACATAATTAAACCCTATTCAAACAACAAACGGTGAGAGAAtccattttaaaaaaagaagcatggaaagaaaattttctaaatCCTTCAAAACTTAACACGGATCCatccacccaaaaaaaaaaaaaaaatagttgttaCAATGGTGAATAATAATCTCCTCTAAAGGATATCAAATAGGATATTTTTTCCCGAGTATATAAGATTTTCCGGTCTTCCACTCCCCAATCAGTAAAAGCAACTTTAGAATGGATCTAAAGGCTCCAAATCCTTTTCGCTAAAATAAAGATCAAAGAAATGATGAATGAAATATGGAGCACTATCAACTCAATCATTATAGACCATGACAAAAAAACTACAACCCACTTAGCAGTAGCCACCCCAATTTGAAGCTATTTCCTTTAAAAACTACAATACCAGGAGAACTCTAGCCACTACAGACTGCTCCCTAATCTAGGCAATTTACCACTTGAAGCAAGAGCTTTACCCCTTGCCCATTACAAGAAGCAATTACCTTCTCCACAACTTCTCTGTTTCCCTCCATTCATCAGTTCTTCATTCACATATAACCCGATCTTACTTTACCTTAAGACATATGTGAAATATTAACTATGATTATCAGCTGGTGGAAAAGACACCTTCATACGGATAGGCAGATTTGAGAAACAATATAATCCCACCTAGGCCCTCTAATGTTTGAGTTTTAAAGCAATGCATGACAACAATTCAAGCCCCAAAAAGCAGCCAAGTTTTGCCTCCATCAGCAAAAGGCCCctgttaaaatttcaatttctataAGCATGGTGCACCATTAGGAAACAATCTAACCATGAAACATTAAAACAGCTTCCCAGAAGAACCCCTCCTGGTTTTTGCATGCTTTAGAGCACTATGATGATGGAAatgtaactttaaaaaataacactCTGTTCCCTTTAAGGATGCAGACAAATTCAATAAGAATTCTCCATCAGTCCCTGGCATGACTACTTGTTTTTCTTTAACAAGGTGTCCAACTCACACATTACTTTCAAGAAATTTAGGGCCTTCTAATTCATCAAAATGTTGTATTGTTGTTTGGCCAACTGTCTTTCCTtctaaacaaaaagaaatggatGAGAATGGCTTCTTAGTTGATGCAATCAAGCATGATGGAGATAATACATTATAATTGGAAGTGGAGACCACTTCAGATCAGAACCTACCCTTAGTAGCTTCAAATTCTCAATCTATTCCATGGACTCGTCCACCTAAATGCAGCATGAAAACTTCTTTTGCAAGGGATTATTAGCCAAGCAGAAACTTCTTCAGCAGAATTTAACCAGACAACATACATCAATTATATGTTGTCATTGCCACCAAGTTGGTTGCATTTAGAAAGTACCAGAATAGTGAAAATTGCGGGGTGATTTAATAGGCCTCACAAAGGATATGGATATGGCCATGGACAGATATGCATGGAGGTTTAGGATTCATATAGCTGACCCCAACTAATGGGATTAAGTCTCGGGATTGTTGGGGCTAGTGGTGGTCATTTAAAGATGGTGATGTGATTATGTCATAATGGGTcttatttatgtaaaatatagACCTTAAACAACAGTAAAATCATTATCCCATTATCTATTGCGTGTCATCACCAGACATAATTTGCAGAAATTAACTCTTTGTAAGTCACAATTGACTTTAACCACAACACAATGGACCCGCTGGTCATGTATTCTACAACCAAGTATGATCCTCGTGTTGTCTAATAATTCTTAGCACAAAACATTTCAGAACCAAGCACAGAAACAATAAAAGGTATCTCATTTCACTATTCCAGTGATGTGTTCAACTTTATCTACTTCTAAAAATGGATTAAGTCAAACCCCATTAACATGTTCAAAACGTGGCAAGCATAATACACAAACTAATCAATCTTGAGTCAGATCAAGTCAAACtcctttaatatatattatgtaaaaaaCATGGCAACCATAATACATTGACATGATCACTCTTCTCATTATTCTTTTGTGTTGCATAGAGagacagaaaaagaacaaggaaatgTATAGCGGAACAGATTGAAAAAAATACGACTAAGCAGACTTCATACCGCCATATTCATCATCATCAGTGTCCCAGTAAGGGGGAGAGGTTGACGGAGTTCCATTTTCCAGCTGCTCAGACGACCGCCATTCCACCAAAGTTTCCCCAGATTGGCAACGCTGTCCACTTGAAATCCCCTCAAAAGACCTTCTGACTGCAGACTCCTCACTTGCAATTCCAGCCATTTCGCACACTCTCCAACTTCAACTGGTagtcaggaaaaaaaaaaaaaaaactccattACAGAGGAGGAACAAATCTCAAACTCCGCtagaaaaaagaacaacaatTCATCAAAAATTTCCCCCTTGTTATAAAAATTGAGAATCTCCTCAAGTCCACAGTTTCCAACTCTTCAGTT from Diospyros lotus cultivar Yz01 chromosome 4, ASM1463336v1, whole genome shotgun sequence includes the following:
- the LOC127799150 gene encoding TNF receptor-associated factor homolog 1a isoform X3: MAGIASEESAVRRSFEGISSGQRCQSGETLVEWRSSEQLENGTPSTSPPYWDTDDDEYGGPKPSELYGKYTWKIDKFSQINKRELRSNAFEVGGYKWYILIYPQGCDVCNHLSLFLCVANHDKLLPGWSHFAQFTIAVVNKDPKKSKYSDTLHRFWKKEHDWGWKKFMELSKVLDGFIDADTLIIKAQVQVIRERADRPFRCLDCQYRRELVRVYLTNVEQICRRFVEERRTKLGKFIEDKARWSSFCTFWLGIDQNSRGRMSREKTEAILRVVVKHFFIEKEVTSTLVMDSLYSGLKALEGQTKNKMGRGQLLDVEELPVPIVCIDKDMFVLVDDVLLLLERAAIEPLPPKDDKGPQNRTKDGNSGEDFNKDTIERDEIRLTELGRRTIEIFVLAHIFSKIEVAYQEAVALKRQEELIREEAAWLAESEQKGRRGVAEKEKKSKKKQLGMLGALLHYPVESYSGLMKCLEEFLLFNCG
- the LOC127799150 gene encoding TNF receptor-associated factor homolog 1a isoform X2; its protein translation is MAGIASEESAVRRSFEGISSGQRCQSGETLVEWRSSEQLENGTPSTSPPYWDTDDDEYGGPKPSELYGKYTWKIDKFSQINKRELRSNAFEVGGYKWYILIYPQGCDVCNHLSLFLCVANHDKLLPGWSHFAQFTIAVVNKDPKKSKYSDTLHRFWKKEHDWGWKKFMELSKVLDGFIDADTLIIKAQVQVIRERADRPFRCLDCQYRRELVRVYLTNVEQICRRFVEERRTKLGKFIEDKARWSSFCTFWLGIDQNSRGRMSREKTEAILRVVVKHFFIEKEVTSTLVMDSLYSGLKALEGQTKNKMGRGQLLDVEELPVPIVCIDKDMFVLVDDVLLLLERAAIEPLPPKDDKGPQNRTKDGNSGEDFNKDTIERDEIRLTELGRRTIEIFVLAHIFSKIEVAYQEAVALKRQEELIREEAAWLAESEQKGRRGVAEKEKKSKKKQVHLQLGMLGALLHYPVESYSGLMKCLEEFLLFNCG